In Pelagibius sp. CAU 1746, the following proteins share a genomic window:
- a CDS encoding ABC transporter ATP-binding protein, translated as MSGAGTASNQARSGSSASRQRWAPWEDPNEKPHVRIVGVTKRFGDFVAVDNVSLDIYKREFFSLLGPSGCGKTTLLRMLAGFEVPSEGQILLEGEDMSGVPPYERPVNMMFQSYALFPHMSVEQNIAFGLKQDRVPKAEIAQRVAEVIEMVQLGQFVKRKPHQLSGGQKQRVALARSLVKKPKMLLLDEPLGALDKNLRTQTQFELMNIQEETGITFVIVTHDQEEAMTVSSRIAVMDHGKIVQVSTPGELYEAPKTRYVADFIGEVNILEGRGAQREGDHLLLQCPEAGCTIQTGPYAEEGGDAALWVALRPEKVRISKEAPADASRNCMTGEVWDIGYLGNLSTYHVKLDSGKMITATQANMARLIERPITWEDRVYLTWAPDAAVVLRD; from the coding sequence ATGAGCGGAGCAGGCACTGCAAGCAACCAGGCGCGCAGCGGCTCTTCGGCCTCGCGCCAGCGTTGGGCCCCTTGGGAAGACCCCAACGAGAAACCCCACGTCCGGATCGTCGGCGTGACCAAACGCTTCGGCGACTTCGTCGCCGTCGACAACGTCTCCCTCGACATCTACAAGCGCGAATTTTTCTCCCTGCTCGGCCCCTCGGGCTGCGGCAAGACCACGCTGCTGCGCATGCTGGCCGGCTTCGAGGTTCCCAGCGAAGGCCAGATCCTGCTGGAGGGCGAGGACATGTCCGGCGTGCCGCCCTACGAGCGGCCGGTGAACATGATGTTCCAGTCCTATGCCCTCTTCCCGCATATGTCGGTCGAGCAGAACATCGCCTTCGGGCTGAAGCAGGACCGCGTGCCCAAGGCCGAGATCGCCCAGCGCGTTGCGGAGGTCATCGAGATGGTCCAACTCGGCCAGTTCGTGAAGCGCAAGCCGCACCAGCTTTCCGGCGGCCAGAAGCAGCGCGTCGCCCTGGCCCGCAGCCTGGTGAAGAAGCCGAAGATGCTGCTGCTGGACGAGCCTCTGGGCGCACTGGACAAGAACCTGCGCACCCAGACCCAGTTCGAGCTGATGAACATCCAGGAGGAGACCGGAATCACCTTTGTGATCGTGACCCACGACCAGGAGGAGGCGATGACCGTCTCCAGCCGCATCGCGGTCATGGACCACGGCAAGATCGTCCAGGTCTCGACCCCGGGCGAACTCTACGAGGCCCCCAAGACCCGCTACGTCGCCGACTTCATCGGCGAGGTCAACATCCTGGAGGGCCGCGGCGCCCAGCGTGAAGGCGACCACCTGTTGCTGCAGTGCCCGGAGGCCGGTTGCACGATCCAGACCGGCCCCTATGCCGAAGAAGGCGGAGACGCCGCGCTGTGGGTTGCGCTGAGGCCCGAGAAAGTGCGCATCTCCAAGGAAGCGCCGGCGGACGCCAGCCGCAATTGCATGACCGGCGAAGTCTGGGACATCGGCTATCTGGGCAATCTCTCGACCTATCACGTCAAACTGGACAGCGGAAAGATGATCACCGCGACCCAGGCCAACATGGCCCGCCTCATCGAACGGCCGATCACCTGGGAGGACCGGGTCTACCTCACCTGGGCGCCCGACGCCGCCGTGGTTCTGCGGGACTGA